Sequence from the Gemmatimonadaceae bacterium genome:
TCGGCGTCGTACCAGCCGGATGTCCGTTGGGCCTTGTAGCCTTCGAACCGCAGACAGCTGGCGTACATCTCTTTCGCGACGGGAGGGAACTCGGCGGTTGTCTCACTCGCGGACCTCGCAAATCGGGCGACCTCCAACGGGGGCAGGCAGGCGGTTAGCGCGCCACACCCGAAGGCCAGGGCGGTGGAGCAATGACGGATTCGAGCTTTCCTCATCTCGCTCTTTCGCTAAGATTCGCTATAACGTAGCAGTCCATTTGCCGGGTGCGCTATCGTCCCCCAGAAGCTGAGGTTCTGTCTATGAGACGTCGTTCTCTCGCCCGAGTCGCTTTGCTCTTTGCGGCGCCGTTCGGTGTCGTCGCGCAACAGCCGACGTCTTACAAACAACCGCCCGCCCCAATCCCGCAGATGCTGGATGCCGAGCCGTTGCCCTTAGTGACTCTAAGCGCCCAGCGCGATCGGATGATGTTGGTCCGGCGAGCCGCACTACCGAGCATCGAAGAGATCTCCGCGCCATATCTGGCGCTCGCGGGTGACCGGGTGAATCCCCGCACGAACGGCAGCTGGTACGAGACGGCAGTCAGAGGGCTGGCTATCCGGAACATCGACGGATCGCACGAGGTTCAAGTTGCCCCACCGCCGCGAGGGAGCATCATCAGCTCACTGTGGTCGCCCGACGGCCGCAACGTCGCGTTCCTTGTCCGCACTGATAGCGCCCTCAACATCTGGGTTGCCGACGCTGCAACGGGAAAGTCGCGTCAGCTGACCCGATGGAACGTGAACGGTGCCGCGGGCCAACCCTGCTCATGGGCGACCACGGCCTCGCTGCTCTGTCGCATGGTGATTCACAATCGAGGCTCGGCGCCCAGAGCGCCAGAGATCCCGGCGGGGCCTGTAGTTCAGGAGACGGAAGTAACAACGACTGCGGGAAACGCCACATTTCAAAACCTGCTGCAGAATCCGACCGACGAAGCTCGCTTCGACTACTACTACGCGGCGCAGCTCGCTTCGGTGGGACTCGACGGAAACGTCACAGCGATCGGAAAGCCAGGGATCTACGTTGTGTCGCGCGCATCGCCTGACGGACGATGGATTCTCGTCCAGGCACTACATCGGCCGTGGTCGTATCAGGTCCCCCGCTTCCGGTTCCCGACGCGTACCGATGTATGGTCAGCGGACGGTCGCGTCGTCCGGACCCTCGCCGATGTCGGTCTTCAGGATCGTGTGGGCGGCGCATCAGGGGCTGTCGCGACGGGGCTTCGCCAGCCATCGTGGCGGGCGGATGCTCCCGCTACGGTCGTGTGGGTCGAGGCACTCGACAATGGCGATCCCGCGAAAGTGGTTCCAAAGCGGGACCGAGTGCTGAGTCTCGCTGCACCATACACCGGCGAGCCGCAAGCATTGATTGAGGTCGAGAATCGTTTCGGCGGAATCACTTGGGGACGCGACAATCTCGCAGTCGTCGATGAATTCTGGCAGAAGACGAGAAAAGCCCGCACCTGGACTATCGATCCGTCCACGCCGGGGGTGCCGCCAAAGCTGCTCTGGGATCGCTCGTTTGAGGACACCTACGCCAACCCGGGATCATTCGCCACCACAGCCGGACGCTTCGGTCTGCAGGTAGTGTTCACCACAAGGGACGGATCAAAGGCCTTCCTCATCGCCCAGGGTGCTTCGCCGGAAGGCGATCGACCCTTCCTCGATCGCTTCGACTTCGGCAGTGCGAAGACTGAACGCCTGTGGCGCTCGGACGCTCCGCGCTACGAGGAGCCGATTGTGCTGCTCGACGCGGACAAAGTGCGTTTTCTCACCCGCCGCGAGAGCCTCAGTGAAGTTCCTAATTATTTCATTCGCGAACTTTCTGCCGGAGATCGAACGCTCGTCGCGGTGACCCAGTTCAAGGATCCCGCGCCGCAGTTCGCCGGTGTGACGAAGCAGCTCATCACCTACAAACGCAATGACGGCGTTCAATTATCAGCGACCCTGTACCTGCCCCCAGGCTATGACAAGTCCAAAGGTCCGCTGCCGTTTCTGTTCTGGGCGTATCCCCAGGAATTCAAGAGCGCGAGCGCGGCGTCGCAAGTCACCGGCTCACCCTACCGCTTCACGCGCCCGTCGGGAATGTCGCACCTGTTCATGCTGACTCAGGGTTACGGCGTCCTCGACAATCCCACCATGCCGATCGTCGGCGAAGGCGACAAAGAACCGAACGACGCGTACGTGCCGCAGCTGGTGGCGAGCGCAAAGGCCGCGGTGGACAAGGTCGTCGAGATGGGTGTGGCTGACCGCGAACGCATTGCAGTGGGAGGCCACTCGTATGGCGCCTTCATGACGGCGAATCTGCTCGCGCATTCGAATCTCTTCCGCGCTGGCATCGCCCGAAGCGGTGCGTACAACAGAACGCTCACGCCGTTCGGCTTCCAGGCCGAGGACCGGAATTACTGGAAGGCGCGCGACGTATACATGACGATGTCGCCGTTCAACTACGCCGACAGCATCGGGGTGCCCATCCTGCTGATCCATGGAATGGCGGATGACAATACGGGCACATTCCCGGTGCAGAGCGAGCGGTTCTTCGCGGCGCTGAAAGGCAATGGCAAAAGGGCGCGTCTCGTGATGCTGCCCGCCGAGCCGCACGGCTACCGCGCCCGTGAATCACTCGGCCACACGCTCTGGGAAATGACCGAGTGGCTCGACAAGTACGTGAAGCCGCCACGTTCAAGGGCGAACTAGGCCACGCCCGACAGTATTCTGCTCCGGAGGATTGCCAGCCGCTTCCGCACCGACCCGTCCATCACCGTGTCGCCAACCTTCACGATCACGCCGCCGAGTATCGCCGGATTCACGTTGACATGCAGCATCGCCTGCTTCCCCAGCACCTTCGACAGCTGCTCGGCGATCGCGTTTCGCTCGTTCTCGCTGGCCTGGCGGGCACGGGAAATTCAATCGCGGTCGTGAAAGTATGGCGCGGCTCTGACCGCCGCGAGGCGTCGCCTCCCGGTTCTGGCCCGAATCGGGTCCACCGCGCACACCGCCGCGCACACCGAACGGCCCGGACCGGTGAATGGCGATTCTGAATGGATCATTCTTGAGGTCGGCCAGTCGACCAATTCGACGTACGCTCCTTGGTCGCTAAAATATGGAACCCTTTCGGCTCACTGGAAGGCAGAAAATGACAACACTGCCGGCTACGCAGCCAGCGACTTGGAAGACGCTGAAGGCTCGCCTGGCTTCGGAGCTCCAAGGATTTGGGTATCTGTCGGGAAACACGCCAACTACCGCACGCAAACCTGTTGCAATACAAGCGGATTCTGGTGGAATTGGGATAACTGCGATCACCCGTTGGGTGGGTACCATACGCTTGAATTCGCCGCCCCGCAGAACTTGGGACAAGTTGATGCCCAATTCATCGGTGGTTCGACGACCCCTGTAGCAAGTCGACTAATAAGCAGCAGTAGGACTGAATACTTTTGGGCACAAGTTGATTTCTGCGGCTGGTTTGTTAATCCCGACTATTCGTGTTCCTCTCCTTATCGAGAGAGTTTGAGGGCATATGGATACTGACACGGCGCTCGGAAGGCATAAGCGCACGACGAGCTTTC
This genomic interval carries:
- a CDS encoding prolyl oligopeptidase family serine peptidase, encoding MMLVRRAALPSIEEISAPYLALAGDRVNPRTNGSWYETAVRGLAIRNIDGSHEVQVAPPPRGSIISSLWSPDGRNVAFLVRTDSALNIWVADAATGKSRQLTRWNVNGAAGQPCSWATTASLLCRMVIHNRGSAPRAPEIPAGPVVQETEVTTTAGNATFQNLLQNPTDEARFDYYYAAQLASVGLDGNVTAIGKPGIYVVSRASPDGRWILVQALHRPWSYQVPRFRFPTRTDVWSADGRVVRTLADVGLQDRVGGASGAVATGLRQPSWRADAPATVVWVEALDNGDPAKVVPKRDRVLSLAAPYTGEPQALIEVENRFGGITWGRDNLAVVDEFWQKTRKARTWTIDPSTPGVPPKLLWDRSFEDTYANPGSFATTAGRFGLQVVFTTRDGSKAFLIAQGASPEGDRPFLDRFDFGSAKTERLWRSDAPRYEEPIVLLDADKVRFLTRRESLSEVPNYFIRELSAGDRTLVAVTQFKDPAPQFAGVTKQLITYKRNDGVQLSATLYLPPGYDKSKGPLPFLFWAYPQEFKSASAASQVTGSPYRFTRPSGMSHLFMLTQGYGVLDNPTMPIVGEGDKEPNDAYVPQLVASAKAAVDKVVEMGVADRERIAVGGHSYGAFMTANLLAHSNLFRAGIARSGAYNRTLTPFGFQAEDRNYWKARDVYMTMSPFNYADSIGVPILLIHGMADDNTGTFPVQSERFFAALKGNGKRARLVMLPAEPHGYRARESLGHTLWEMTEWLDKYVKPPRSRAN
- a CDS encoding F0F1 ATP synthase subunit delta, which translates into the protein MSRARQASENERNAIAEQLSKVLGKQAMLHVNVNPAILGGVIVKVGDTVMDGSVRKRLAILRSRILSGVA